A stretch of DNA from Streptomyces rubradiris:
CCGCCTGCACGCACTGCACGTGTGGTTCGCGTACTTCTACCCGACCTTCGGCACCCGGTACCACCACGGCCCCCCGGTGTCCGGGCCCGACCCCGGCCAGAGCGTCGTGTCCGTCGACCCGCACCGCGACGGAGCCCTCATCCTCACCTCGCTGCTCACCAACGGCCCGACCGAGGAGGCACGTGACGCGGCCGAGCGGCTTCTGCAGGCCCTGATACCGCACAACCCGCCGGTGGCTCCGGCGATGGCCGCGCTGATCGCCCTCATCCGTGCGGCACGTTTGGAGCGGGCTGCCGAGTGGTGCGAGGCACTCGTGGCGGATCACACGCGGCGCACCCCCACCGCGCAGGCGCTTCTGCTGGCCTCCAGCGCGATCCTGGAGAGCTGGCTGGGCAACTTCACGACGGCGCGGGAGCGTGCGGAACAGGCGCTCGGCCTGCTCCCCGCGGCCGCGTGGGGCGTCGCCATCGGTCTGCCCCTGTCCGCGAAGGTGCTGGCGTGTACCGCCCTCGGGGACGCCGAGGCGTCGGCCGCGTGTTTCCGGATCCCGGTCCCTCATCTGATGTTCCAGACGCTGCCCGGTCTGCACTACCTCCAGGCCCGCGGCCGGCACCATCTGTCCGAGGGCCGCTACCGGGCGGCGCTCGGTGACTTCTATGCCTGCAGGGACCTGATGGTGGCCTGGAAGCTCAACGTCTCCGTGTTCACGGCCTGGCGCGTGTACGCGGCGGAGGCGCAGATCGCCCTGGGAGACCTGGCGGAAGCGGACCGGCTGCTGAACGAGGAACTGGGTCAGCCGGACGCCGGGAGCCCGTGGCTGCGCGAGCAGGCACGTCTCCTGCACGAGCGGCTCCGCAGCGCGCGGGCACGGGCCGTGTCGGGCGGGGCGGCACCCGACGCCGACGTGCCGGTGAGGCTGAGCAAGGCGGAGCACCGGGTCGCCCGGCTGGTCTGCGAGGGGCTGACCAACCGGGAGATCGCCGCCCGGCTGTGTGTCACGCCCAGCACAGTCGAGCAGCATCTCACCCGGGTCTACCGGAAGCTGGGGGTCCGGGGCAGAGCCGCCGTGCCGGTGGCGCTCAGCCGTTTCGAGTCGCGCCGGAGCTGACCCGTTCCCGGGGCCCGCGTATCCCCCGTCCCGACTTGTGTCCCAGGAAGCCCTGCTCGACCAACTCCTCTACGAGTACGGGGGGTTCGTACCCGGATTTCGGGAACTCCGTGTCCAGGCAGCGCAGGATGGCGAGGGAGACGTCCAACCCGATGCTGTCGAGCAACGTGAAGGGGCCCATGGGGTAACCGAAGCCGCGTTCCATCGCTCCGTCGACGTCCGCGGCGTCCACCGCGTGCTCGTCCAGCAGCCGCACCGCGTCGGCGAGGTACGGGAAGAGCAGGTGGTTGACGATGAACCCGGCCCGGTCGGGGCATGCCACGGCGACCTTGCCGAGCGTGCCGCAGAACGCGTGCGCGACATCGACGGCACGCTCTCCCGTGGCCGGGGTGCGGACCAGTTCCACCAGCTTCATCACCGGCGCGGGATTGAAGAAGTGCAGGCCGAGCGTGTCCTCCGGCCGTCCCGCCGGTTCCGTGCAGGCGGCGACCGGCAGGCTGGACGTCGTCGTGGCGAGCAGCGCGCCGGGCCGGCACACCCTGCCCAGCCGGGCGAAGAGGCTGCGCTTCAGCAGGAGGTCCTCCGCGACGGCCTCTATCACCAGGTCACAGTCGGCGAGAGCGACCATGTCGTCGGCGGTCGTCAGGCAGGCGCGGGCCTGTGCCTCGCCCGCCGGCGTGACCTTGCCCCGCCGTACCGCCTTGGCCAGTGACTTCTCGATGAAGGCCAGGGACGCGCTGGCCTTTTGCGGGCTGCGGGCGACCAGCGTGGTCCGGAACCCCGCCACCGCGCAGGCCTCCGCGATGCCCCGCGCCATCGTGCCGGAGCCGAGCACCCCCACGTGCTCGAGAGGCGCTGCCGGTGAACCGCCGTGGACGCGAGGGGCGTCCGCTGCGGCGATCCGGCGACCGGTGTCGTCGTAGCGGTAGAAACCCTGGCCGCTCTTCCGGCCGAGCGTGCCGCGGTCGAGCATCGAGCTGAGCAGCGGGGCCGGCCGGTACCGGGCGTCACCGGTGCGCTCGCACAGCGCGGTGAGGCCGGCGTGCACCTCGTCCACGCCCAGTTCGTCGATGAGCTGCAGGGGGCCGGACGGCAGTCCGCAGCCGAGCCGCATGGCGGTGTCGATGTCCTGGGCGGCGGCGAAGCCCTGCGCGACCATCACGGCGGCACGGTTGACGAAAGCGTGGACGAGTCCGGTGGCGAGCCCGCCTGCCTGGACCTCGACGGCGGCGGGTTCGAGGCCGAGAGCCGCCGTGAGTTCCCTCGCCGCGCTGATCGCGTCATCTGAGGTCAGCGAGGTGGGCACCACGTCCGCACGGCCCCCCGCCGCAGGCGGCCTGAGCAGGCGCAGACCGACGGTTCGCTCCGGCCGCCGGGACGCGGTGGCGAGGCGGAACAGCGGCAGCGAGGCGGTCGTCGTGAGGAACACGGTGGTGCCGGCGCAGACCCCGTGCAGCCGGTGCAGCAGAGTGCTCTTGACCGCCAGGTCCTCGTCCACGGCCTCGATCACGAGGTCGGCCTCGGCCAGGGAGCCGATGTCGGCCGTCAGGGTCGGCGGCGGCCGGTCGAAGGCGCCGCCTTCCCCGCGCGCCTTGACGCGCCGCTCGACCCTGGCCAGTACGTCGAGGTCGCGGTCCACGCCGACGACCCGACAGCCCGCCTCGCTCAGCAGGCCCAGCAGGGCCTCTCCGACGGTCCCGAGTCCCACGACTCCGACGACCGTTTCTTCCACCGTCTTGCGGTGCACGCTCTTCTTACCTCTCGTGCTGCCGTGTACCAGGTCAGACCCGGAACCGGTTGATGGCGTCGATGTGCCGCGCGCGCATCTCGTGGTCGCGCACGCCCAGGCCCTCCTCGGGGGCGAGGCACAGGACGCCGACCTTGCCCTGGTGCAGGTTGCGGTGGACGTCGTAGGCCGCCTGGCCGGTGTCCTCAAGGGAGTACGTCTTCGACAGGGTCGGGTGGATCTTGCCCTTGGCGATCAGGCGGTTGGCCTCGTACGCCTCGCGGTAGTTGGCGAAGTGCGAGCCGATGATCCGCTTCAGGGACATCCACAGGTAGCGGTTGTCGTACTCGTGCATGTAGCCCGAGGTGGAGGCGCAGGTGGTGATGGTGCCGCCCTTGCGGGTGACGTAGACGGAGGCGCCGAAGGTCTCGCGGCCGGGGTGCTCGAAGACGATGTCGATGTCCTCGCCGCCGGTGAGTTCGCGGATGCGCTTGCCGAACCGCTTCCACTCCTTGGGGTCCTGGGTGTGCTCGTCCTTCCAGAACCTGTAGCCCTCGGCGTTGCGGTCTATGATCAGCTCGGCGCCCATCGAGCGGCAGATCTCCGCCTTCTCCGGGGAGGAGACGACACAGATCGGGTTGGCGCCGCCGGCCAGCGCGAACTGGGTCGCGTACGAGCCGAGTCCGCCGCTCGCGCCCCAGATCAGGACGTTGTCGCCCTGCTTCATGGCCGCGCCGTTGCGGGACACCAGCTGCCGGTACGCGGTGGAGTTCACCAGGCCCGGGGCCGCCGCCTCCTCCCAGGTCAGGTGCTTGGGCTTGGGCATCAGCTGGTTGGTCTTCACCAGCGCTATCTCGGCGAGGCCGCCGAAGTTGGTCTCGAAGCCCCAGATGCGCTGCTCGGGGTCGAGCATCGTGTCGTCGTGGCCGTCGGGCGACTCCAGCTCGACGCTCAGGCAGTGCGCGACGACCTCGTCGCCGGGCTTCCAGGCGTTGACGCCCGGGCCGGTGCGCAGGACGACGCCGGCCAGGTCGGAGCCGATGACGTGGTACGGCAGGTCGTGCCGCGCGGTCAGCGGCGAGAGCTTGCCGTAACGCTCCAGGAAGGCGAACGTCGGCACCGGCTCGAAGATCGAGGTCCACACGGAGTTGTAGTTCACCG
This window harbors:
- a CDS encoding 3-hydroxyacyl-CoA dehydrogenase family protein, translating into MHRKTVEETVVGVVGLGTVGEALLGLLSEAGCRVVGVDRDLDVLARVERRVKARGEGGAFDRPPPTLTADIGSLAEADLVIEAVDEDLAVKSTLLHRLHGVCAGTTVFLTTTASLPLFRLATASRRPERTVGLRLLRPPAAGGRADVVPTSLTSDDAISAARELTAALGLEPAAVEVQAGGLATGLVHAFVNRAAVMVAQGFAAAQDIDTAMRLGCGLPSGPLQLIDELGVDEVHAGLTALCERTGDARYRPAPLLSSMLDRGTLGRKSGQGFYRYDDTGRRIAAADAPRVHGGSPAAPLEHVGVLGSGTMARGIAEACAVAGFRTTLVARSPQKASASLAFIEKSLAKAVRRGKVTPAGEAQARACLTTADDMVALADCDLVIEAVAEDLLLKRSLFARLGRVCRPGALLATTTSSLPVAACTEPAGRPEDTLGLHFFNPAPVMKLVELVRTPATGERAVDVAHAFCGTLGKVAVACPDRAGFIVNHLLFPYLADAVRLLDEHAVDAADVDGAMERGFGYPMGPFTLLDSIGLDVSLAILRCLDTEFPKSGYEPPVLVEELVEQGFLGHKSGRGIRGPRERVSSGATRNG
- the ccrA gene encoding crotonyl-CoA carboxylase/reductase gives rise to the protein MKEIVDAVLSGTATPGDYAALPLPDSYRGVVIRREDVGMFDGVDSRVKDPRKSLHVMDVPVPELGPGEALVAVMASSVNYNSVWTSIFEPVPTFAFLERYGKLSPLTARHDLPYHVIGSDLAGVVLRTGPGVNAWKPGDEVVAHCLSVELESPDGHDDTMLDPEQRIWGFETNFGGLAEIALVKTNQLMPKPKHLTWEEAAAPGLVNSTAYRQLVSRNGAAMKQGDNVLIWGASGGLGSYATQFALAGGANPICVVSSPEKAEICRSMGAELIIDRNAEGYRFWKDEHTQDPKEWKRFGKRIRELTGGEDIDIVFEHPGRETFGASVYVTRKGGTITTCASTSGYMHEYDNRYLWMSLKRIIGSHFANYREAYEANRLIAKGKIHPTLSKTYSLEDTGQAAYDVHRNLHQGKVGVLCLAPEEGLGVRDHEMRARHIDAINRFRV